A stretch of Terriglobia bacterium DNA encodes these proteins:
- a CDS encoding M28 family peptidase produces MKVRKFAMRVAVVLAVVIAMSMSAAGQGGKPAPGGPTPIKVDGKVIRSYIEWMAAPEREGRRTLTPGYEKSVEWAVAKFKEWGVKPAGENGTYLQNVPMSGTYVATTGTPEMIVDGRAFFFKDGDFAIDNRSTPGASASGEIVFVGYGISAPDKGLDEYAGVDVKGKIVLAFKGSPKDAPAARGMFGVAPPEPKSAEAWAAESTPFAKIMKAYEKGAAAILLFEPTRLASGSLMGGPAPAPAPAMVAGGITQTLDPSAFTRPFLAFTDIDVRVFRQVMLRDPQESSRGFSARIEQIRRDIKGKTARSMATGVAAQVKGYATASFYGEKYKNNISHNVLGKVEGTDPKLKNQYIVIGGHMDHLGVTNGVIYPGADDDASGTALTMEMARLLTTNAATIKPKRTIIFGLWCGEEEGLVGSNYYGTHPTDGVTMDNIVANFNGDMIGLGDGIGAPGALNFPAIFDVIMKNQDPDVAKAVHPSTGGPGGSDFSTFIERGIESLALMTDGGIGHPDYHDSGDRTDRIDAEILRKTGQFVLQGVINVANDTTTEMAIPDRLHLYNAMRMTLLNLNEVRAMMMMSMSQGVVQQVRRPGLAPALEPSAFAGNLTLIDAAAKLYGISRVDVRTDGSWFTSSNVTDRGKDAVKAFEANGMVLNAINPSATLLTDLLDNAKKPFIVSGLAAMPDAVLAKRIKEQNVLVAVDFDISDPQAVATSLMDYKKLFGDSGNLLLITRVPAPADPAASRKFNAAKQQLFLALIKAGWTKDEIYSMVGVSPRPTGPTPTPPDPGRLGGNLGKLSVPQPPTT; encoded by the coding sequence ATGAAAGTGCGAAAGTTCGCGATGCGAGTCGCGGTCGTGCTGGCGGTTGTGATTGCGATGTCCATGTCTGCGGCGGGGCAGGGGGGCAAGCCCGCGCCGGGAGGCCCGACGCCGATCAAGGTGGACGGCAAGGTCATCAGGAGCTACATCGAGTGGATGGCCGCACCCGAGCGTGAAGGCCGTCGCACGCTGACGCCCGGCTACGAGAAGTCGGTCGAATGGGCCGTCGCAAAGTTCAAGGAATGGGGAGTGAAGCCGGCCGGCGAGAACGGCACCTACCTGCAGAACGTGCCGATGAGCGGCACTTACGTCGCCACGACGGGCACGCCGGAGATGATCGTCGACGGGCGCGCCTTCTTTTTCAAGGATGGCGATTTCGCGATTGACAACCGGTCGACGCCGGGTGCGTCGGCGAGCGGCGAGATTGTTTTCGTCGGCTATGGGATTTCGGCGCCCGACAAGGGGCTTGACGAATACGCGGGCGTGGACGTGAAGGGCAAGATCGTCCTGGCCTTCAAGGGCTCGCCGAAGGATGCGCCGGCCGCCCGCGGCATGTTCGGTGTGGCGCCGCCCGAACCGAAAAGCGCCGAAGCGTGGGCCGCGGAATCGACTCCATTTGCCAAGATCATGAAGGCGTATGAGAAGGGGGCCGCGGCGATCCTGCTGTTCGAGCCGACCAGGCTCGCCAGCGGGAGCCTGATGGGCGGTCCGGCCCCGGCGCCCGCACCGGCGATGGTCGCAGGCGGCATCACACAGACGCTCGATCCGTCCGCCTTCACGCGCCCCTTCCTCGCGTTCACCGACATCGACGTTCGTGTTTTCCGCCAGGTCATGCTGCGCGATCCGCAGGAGTCGTCCCGCGGCTTCAGTGCGCGCATCGAGCAGATCCGGCGCGACATCAAGGGCAAAACTGCGCGCTCGATGGCGACCGGCGTCGCGGCGCAGGTGAAGGGCTACGCCACTGCGTCATTCTACGGCGAGAAGTACAAGAACAACATCTCGCACAACGTCCTCGGCAAAGTGGAAGGCACCGATCCAAAGCTCAAGAACCAGTACATCGTCATTGGCGGCCACATGGACCACTTGGGTGTGACCAACGGCGTCATCTATCCCGGCGCCGATGACGACGCCTCAGGCACGGCCCTGACCATGGAGATGGCGCGCCTGCTTACGACCAATGCCGCCACCATCAAGCCGAAACGCACGATCATCTTCGGCTTGTGGTGCGGCGAGGAGGAGGGCCTCGTCGGTTCGAACTACTACGGGACGCATCCGACCGACGGCGTGACCATGGACAATATCGTCGCCAACTTCAACGGCGACATGATCGGCCTCGGGGATGGTATCGGCGCGCCCGGCGCCCTGAACTTCCCGGCGATCTTCGACGTGATCATGAAGAACCAGGACCCGGACGTTGCGAAAGCAGTGCACCCGTCCACCGGTGGGCCGGGCGGCAGCGACTTCTCGACGTTCATCGAGCGCGGTATCGAGTCGCTGGCGCTGATGACCGACGGCGGCATCGGCCATCCGGACTATCACGATTCGGGCGATCGCACCGACAGGATCGATGCGGAAATCCTGCGCAAGACGGGGCAGTTCGTGCTGCAGGGCGTCATCAACGTGGCCAACGATACGACCACGGAGATGGCCATTCCCGACCGGCTGCACCTCTATAACGCCATGCGCATGACCCTGCTCAACCTGAACGAGGTACGTGCCATGATGATGATGAGCATGTCGCAGGGCGTCGTGCAGCAGGTACGGCGTCCCGGCCTCGCGCCGGCCCTCGAGCCGTCGGCGTTCGCAGGGAACCTGACACTCATCGACGCTGCCGCGAAGCTGTACGGCATCAGCCGCGTGGACGTCCGCACTGATGGCAGCTGGTTCACCTCGAGCAACGTGACCGACCGCGGCAAGGACGCGGTGAAGGCGTTCGAGGCGAACGGGATGGTGCTGAACGCGATCAACCCGTCGGCGACGCTGTTGACGGATCTGCTCGACAACGCGAAGAAGCCGTTCATCGTGTCCGGGCTCGCCGCGATGCCCGATGCTGTGCTCGCGAAGCGGATCAAGGAGCAGAATGTGCTCGTGGCGGTGGACTTCGACATCAGCGATCCGCAGGCGGTCGCAACGAGCCTGATGGACTACAAGAAGTTGTTCGGCGATTCAGGCAACCTGCTGCTGATCACGCGGGTGCCTGCGCCGGCCGATCCTGCAGCGAGCAGGAAGTTCAATGCGGCCAAGCAGCAGCTGTTCCTGGCGCTCATCAAAGCAGGCTGGACAAAGGACGAGATCTACTCGATGGTGGGCGTCAGCCCGCGGCCGACCGGACCGACGCCGACGCCGCCCGACCCCGGCCGCCTCGGCGGCAACCTCGGCAAGCTTTCGGTGCCGCAGCCTCCGACCACCTAG
- a CDS encoding glycoside hydrolase, which yields MRIFHRAKLLGFTVTTAAFLGAWIVSAQNSGDALERGFQNPPDSARPRVWWHWMNGNITKDGIRLDLEWMKRVGIGGFQNFDAALNTPQVVDKRLVYMTPEWKDAFNYAAMLADQLGLEMAIAGSPGWSESGGPWVPPAQAMKKFVWSEIRVEGGGPFTGVLPKPPSTTGPFQNIGGGRGGFGGGQAATPPPEFYADAAVIAYRAPESDRTLAELQAKVTSSGGTFDLAALTDGDLAKATALPLAPAGQKAWIQFEFATPQTVRGLTLITGGGGGRGSGGGRGGSGVGSPELESSDDGEQFRTAVAFPSGARTISFPPVTARFYRVTFQTRPPAAGRGGAVGAVAPPSGGPPPGAANPAPAAPAGIQIAELVLHTGARVNRFEEKAGFSAAIRPYELVTPVVPPQDAIIKTDVIDLTSKMRPDGTLDWMPPTGRWVVLRFGYSLTGARNSPASPEATGLEVDKLNRNYVKAYLDNYLDQYKDTVGPLMGKHGLQYVITDSWEAGVQNWTDDMMAEFTRRRGYDIRPWLPVLAGWIVESAEASDRFLWDFRKTIADLTTEYHYDQITASLHERAMGRYTESHESGRAFIGDGMEVKRNAEVPMSAMWMPRGANDEQTGYCADIRESASVAHIYGQNLAAAESLTASGNAWSWSPETLKPTADKELAMGLNRFVIHTSVHQPVSDKVPGLGLGPFGQWFTRHETWAELAAPWVMYLARSSYMLQQGKFVADVIYFYGEDANITALFASKLPEVPAGYDYDFVNADALVNRLTVEEGRITTPSGMNYRVLALDPSSQHMSLTVLRKIRDLVNGGAAVVGPKPVDSPSLADDQAEFRAIVDQLWASDAGERAVGKGRVYAGRTVAQALTALQVEPDFEYARPQADTNLLFVHRRLPDGEIYWVNNRNARVESVEATFRVQGKAAELWSAETGNVAPASFKTAAGRTTVPLRLQPNEAVFVVFRKAASSPARTLPTPVETRIATLEGPWEVSFQAERGAPARITLDKLGSWSENADEGVKYFAGTGTYTKTFQAPADWFTTGARLWLDLGDVKNLAEAAVNGKSLGIVWKTPFRVDVTAAMKPGANTLEIKVTNLWVNRLIGDQQPNATKKYTYTTQQFYRADSPLLPSGLLGPVQIVRLATDAPTTARTKKQPTPASAVSPPRRASSGPRTERR from the coding sequence ATGCGAATCTTCCACAGGGCAAAGCTACTCGGCTTTACAGTCACAACCGCTGCCTTTCTCGGGGCGTGGATCGTTTCGGCGCAGAACTCAGGTGATGCGCTCGAGCGTGGCTTCCAGAACCCGCCGGACAGCGCCAGACCGCGCGTCTGGTGGCATTGGATGAACGGCAACATCACCAAGGACGGGATCAGGCTTGACCTGGAATGGATGAAGCGGGTCGGAATCGGCGGGTTCCAGAACTTCGACGCGGCGCTCAATACGCCGCAGGTCGTGGACAAACGGCTTGTCTACATGACGCCGGAGTGGAAGGACGCATTCAACTATGCCGCCATGCTGGCTGATCAGTTGGGGCTGGAAATGGCCATCGCCGGTTCGCCCGGATGGAGCGAGAGCGGTGGACCGTGGGTGCCGCCTGCGCAGGCAATGAAAAAGTTCGTCTGGAGTGAAATCCGGGTCGAGGGTGGTGGGCCGTTCACCGGAGTGCTGCCCAAACCGCCATCCACGACCGGACCGTTCCAGAACATCGGTGGCGGGCGGGGAGGATTCGGCGGTGGACAAGCAGCCACACCTCCACCTGAGTTTTATGCGGATGCCGCGGTGATCGCCTATCGCGCACCGGAAAGCGACCGTACGCTGGCGGAATTGCAGGCGAAAGTGACCTCCAGCGGCGGGACCTTCGACCTGGCCGCGCTGACCGACGGCGACCTCGCGAAGGCCACCGCATTGCCGTTAGCGCCCGCCGGGCAAAAAGCGTGGATTCAGTTCGAGTTCGCAACCCCGCAGACAGTTCGTGGGCTCACTCTGATAACCGGCGGTGGCGGAGGAAGAGGTTCTGGCGGCGGCAGGGGGGGCAGCGGTGTCGGCAGCCCGGAGTTGGAATCGAGCGACGACGGCGAACAGTTCAGGACAGCCGTGGCATTTCCGAGTGGGGCGCGCACCATCTCCTTTCCGCCGGTTACCGCCAGATTCTACCGTGTGACGTTCCAGACGCGGCCACCGGCGGCTGGCCGGGGCGGGGCAGTCGGAGCTGTGGCGCCGCCCTCCGGGGGACCCCCACCGGGAGCAGCAAACCCGGCACCTGCCGCCCCTGCCGGAATTCAAATTGCCGAACTCGTCCTGCACACGGGAGCGCGGGTGAACCGGTTCGAAGAGAAGGCAGGATTTTCGGCGGCGATCCGCCCCTATGAGCTCGTGACTCCTGTGGTGCCGCCTCAGGATGCCATCATCAAGACCGACGTCATCGACTTGACTTCGAAGATGCGCCCGGACGGGACCCTTGACTGGATGCCCCCGACCGGCCGATGGGTAGTACTGCGCTTCGGCTATTCGCTCACCGGCGCACGAAACTCCCCGGCTTCCCCCGAAGCTACCGGACTGGAAGTGGACAAGCTCAACCGCAATTATGTCAAGGCGTATCTCGACAACTATCTGGACCAATACAAAGACACGGTCGGTCCGCTGATGGGGAAACACGGCTTGCAGTATGTCATTACCGACAGTTGGGAAGCAGGCGTGCAGAACTGGACCGACGACATGATGGCCGAGTTCACCAGGCGCCGGGGCTATGATATCCGGCCCTGGCTGCCGGTTCTGGCGGGCTGGATCGTCGAGAGTGCGGAAGCCAGCGATCGCTTTCTCTGGGACTTCCGCAAGACCATCGCCGACTTGACTACGGAATACCACTACGACCAGATCACCGCGTCTCTGCACGAGCGCGCGATGGGCCGCTACACCGAATCGCACGAATCGGGCCGGGCATTCATCGGAGACGGCATGGAGGTCAAACGCAATGCCGAAGTCCCCATGAGCGCCATGTGGATGCCAAGAGGAGCCAACGACGAGCAGACCGGTTACTGCGCCGACATCCGCGAGTCGGCTTCGGTGGCCCACATCTACGGCCAGAATCTGGCGGCCGCCGAATCCTTGACGGCCAGCGGAAACGCCTGGTCGTGGTCGCCAGAAACACTGAAGCCGACCGCCGACAAGGAACTGGCTATGGGACTGAACCGCTTCGTAATCCACACTTCGGTTCACCAGCCGGTGTCGGATAAAGTGCCGGGGCTCGGCTTGGGGCCGTTCGGCCAATGGTTCACCCGGCACGAGACCTGGGCTGAGTTGGCAGCGCCGTGGGTTATGTATTTGGCCCGCAGTTCCTATATGCTCCAGCAGGGGAAGTTCGTGGCCGACGTCATCTATTTTTATGGTGAGGACGCCAATATCACGGCCCTGTTCGCAAGCAAGCTGCCGGAAGTGCCTGCCGGTTATGACTACGACTTTGTGAATGCCGACGCCCTGGTGAATCGCTTGACGGTAGAGGAGGGACGAATCACCACCCCAAGCGGCATGAATTACCGCGTTCTGGCACTCGATCCGAGCAGCCAGCACATGTCGCTTACAGTTCTGCGCAAGATTCGCGACCTCGTGAACGGCGGGGCTGCAGTGGTGGGTCCCAAACCCGTCGACAGCCCCAGCCTAGCCGATGACCAGGCGGAGTTCCGCGCCATCGTCGACCAACTCTGGGCTTCGGACGCGGGCGAACGTGCAGTCGGCAAGGGCAGAGTCTACGCCGGCCGGACGGTCGCCCAGGCGCTGACGGCCCTGCAGGTGGAACCGGACTTCGAATATGCCAGACCGCAGGCGGATACCAACCTCCTGTTTGTGCACCGCAGGCTGCCGGACGGAGAAATCTACTGGGTGAACAACCGCAACGCACGGGTGGAGAGTGTGGAAGCGACCTTTCGCGTGCAAGGGAAGGCCGCCGAACTCTGGTCTGCCGAAACCGGCAATGTGGCGCCGGCCTCCTTCAAGACTGCCGCAGGGCGGACCACGGTGCCGCTGCGCCTGCAGCCGAACGAAGCGGTGTTCGTGGTGTTCCGCAAGGCGGCATCTTCGCCGGCGCGCACCTTGCCGACGCCGGTGGAAACCAGGATTGCGACACTAGAGGGTCCGTGGGAGGTCAGCTTCCAGGCGGAACGCGGAGCCCCCGCCAGGATTACACTCGACAAGCTGGGCTCGTGGAGTGAGAACGCCGATGAGGGTGTGAAGTACTTCGCCGGCACGGGAACTTATACCAAGACATTCCAGGCACCGGCCGACTGGTTTACAACCGGGGCACGGCTGTGGCTCGACCTGGGCGATGTGAAAAACCTCGCCGAGGCAGCGGTCAACGGCAAGTCGCTGGGCATCGTCTGGAAGACGCCATTCCGCGTGGATGTAACCGCTGCTATGAAACCAGGCGCGAACACTTTGGAAATCAAGGTGACGAACCTCTGGGTCAATCGTCTGATCGGCGACCAGCAGCCGAATGCCACGAAAAAGTATACGTACACCACCCAGCAGTTCTACAGGGCTGACTCTCCTTTGTTGCCCTCTGGCCTTCTGGGACCGGTGCAGATTGTGAGGCTGGCAACCGATGCCCCGACGACGGCCCGCACCAAAAAGCAGCCCACGCCGGCAAGCGCCGTCAGCCCGCCCAGACGAGCCTCGTCCGGCCCGCGGACGGAGCGACGATAG
- a CDS encoding CPBP family intramembrane metalloprotease produces the protein MKRWIGRHETAVFLIITYGISWPLWLISGALLRTPVRAPDLPWLVAQIGVFAPALAGMALGICVDPGGRRRALRLLGLVYAPAVALGAWIATRGFPSFTAVDARSTWILNALALWILVSLGRERNRLVPWTAQKSDRTNTALWSAGSLLAPPALFLAAWAMTPATAGPASRLPVMPVRELTPLGVLASLSMNLAYGGSLGEEPGWRGAWLSRLLQSHTPFTASLIISFWWALWHAPIDLSQGFGFTGIGALVVRQITTLPMAIVFTWVTLRAGGSLLPPLLFHASLNAIPDFALGQPVRYERAFGVFLVLLVIIVLVAAMMDPRFRGAPHKEREQSARSL, from the coding sequence ATGAAGCGATGGATCGGCCGGCATGAGACGGCAGTATTTCTCATCATTACCTATGGCATCTCATGGCCGTTGTGGCTCATCTCCGGAGCGCTTCTGCGAACTCCCGTGCGCGCCCCCGACCTTCCCTGGCTCGTCGCCCAGATCGGTGTTTTCGCCCCCGCCCTTGCGGGCATGGCGCTGGGGATCTGCGTCGATCCCGGCGGGCGCAGACGGGCATTGCGGCTACTCGGCCTTGTGTACGCGCCGGCCGTGGCACTGGGCGCCTGGATTGCAACACGCGGGTTCCCGTCGTTCACCGCCGTCGACGCCCGCTCGACATGGATACTGAACGCACTGGCGCTCTGGATCCTGGTGAGTCTCGGCCGGGAGCGCAACCGGCTGGTCCCCTGGACCGCTCAAAAATCCGACCGCACAAACACGGCCTTGTGGTCGGCGGGTTCCCTGCTCGCCCCGCCGGCCCTCTTCCTGGCCGCATGGGCAATGACACCGGCCACGGCAGGTCCGGCATCCAGGCTCCCTGTCATGCCGGTGCGGGAACTGACGCCGCTCGGCGTGCTCGCCAGCTTGAGCATGAATCTGGCGTACGGGGGATCGCTCGGAGAAGAGCCCGGCTGGCGCGGCGCATGGCTTTCACGACTTCTCCAAAGCCATACGCCGTTCACTGCCAGCCTGATCATCAGCTTCTGGTGGGCTCTCTGGCACGCACCGATCGATCTCTCGCAGGGCTTCGGTTTCACGGGCATAGGGGCCCTGGTAGTCCGCCAGATTACGACATTGCCCATGGCCATCGTATTCACCTGGGTTACGCTGCGCGCAGGCGGGAGCCTGCTGCCGCCCCTGTTGTTCCACGCGTCGCTGAATGCAATTCCGGATTTTGCTCTCGGCCAACCTGTGCGCTATGAGCGTGCTTTTGGCGTTTTTCTGGTGCTTCTCGTCATCATTGTTCTCGTCGCGGCCATGATGGATCCACGTTTCAGAGGTGCGCCGCACAAGGAACGGGAACAGTCAGCGAGGTCTCTATGA